Proteins found in one Cyanobacteria bacterium FACHB-DQ100 genomic segment:
- a CDS encoding NAD(P)H-dependent oxidoreductase, whose protein sequence is MVKVVGIAGSLRPGSYSQKALKVATDRVAALGAEVEILDLRSLNLPFCDGSDDYPDYPGVAKLKQAVSEADAVILATPEYHGSVSGVLKNALDLMGFEEFTGKVTGVISVLGGQSNNNSLNDLRIILRWIHAWTIPEQVAVGQAWKAFSEDGKLLDEGLSKRFDAFAQSLVENTQKLRG, encoded by the coding sequence ATGGTAAAAGTAGTTGGCATTGCAGGAAGTTTAAGACCAGGCTCATACAGTCAAAAAGCGCTGAAAGTTGCCACCGATCGCGTTGCAGCCCTGGGTGCAGAGGTAGAGATCTTGGATTTACGATCGCTTAACCTGCCCTTCTGTGATGGTAGCGACGATTATCCGGATTATCCAGGGGTTGCAAAGCTTAAACAGGCTGTCAGTGAAGCAGATGCCGTGATTTTAGCGACACCGGAGTATCATGGCAGCGTTAGCGGTGTGCTAAAAAACGCGCTTGATTTAATGGGATTTGAGGAATTCACCGGAAAAGTAACCGGCGTGATTAGTGTCTTGGGTGGACAGTCGAATAACAATTCGCTGAATGATCTGCGAATTATTTTACGTTGGATTCACGCTTGGACAATTCCTGAACAGGTTGCGGTTGGACAAGCTTGGAAGGCATTTAGCGAAGACGGTAAGTTACTCGATGAAGGATTGTCGAAGCGCTTTGATGCCTTTGCTCAGAGCTTGGTTGAGAATACTCAGAAATTGAGAGGTTAA